One genomic segment of Candidatus Nezhaarchaeota archaeon includes these proteins:
- a CDS encoding glycosyltransferase family 4 protein, with the protein MRICFITSEVFLGRRRGGFGKLVRIVGRELARRGFDVSVVCWRGPGENPPTEVDGIEVLSYPYDFTSRSSFKHAINYARAIPLIKRADADVYVSIDCMVETYLAQKVMPDRKHVIWVQDPFDENDYKLLGSVDPNYRVNKLKFLATVKLYEKAYNRADVILTQARYYIPKIARLYRADLRKVVYLPNPVEYIPSESSIVKSKEPMVCFLGRMDPQKRYWLFFRLAKALPEVKFIAMGRPGPLYEKMYERIVRKYQGLKNLEIAGFVSEDEKSRKLSESWVFCLPSIREGLPISFLEALAHKNALLSSVNPDNFVKRFGYYVINGNFVKGLKELLSNSKWRKLGEAGYRRVNNINSPEGVVDRLIKSLQGVLG; encoded by the coding sequence ATGAGGATTTGCTTTATCACTAGCGAAGTATTCTTAGGCAGGAGACGAGGCGGTTTCGGCAAACTAGTCCGTATTGTCGGACGGGAGCTCGCCAGACGGGGCTTTGACGTCTCCGTAGTTTGTTGGAGGGGGCCAGGCGAAAATCCACCGACCGAAGTAGACGGAATCGAGGTGCTGAGCTACCCGTACGACTTTACCTCGCGGTCATCGTTTAAGCACGCTATAAACTACGCTAGGGCTATCCCGCTTATAAAGAGGGCAGACGCCGACGTCTACGTTTCAATAGACTGCATGGTTGAGACCTACTTAGCGCAGAAAGTCATGCCTGACAGGAAGCACGTGATATGGGTTCAAGACCCGTTCGATGAAAACGACTACAAGCTCCTAGGCTCTGTGGACCCAAATTATAGAGTGAATAAGCTGAAGTTCCTAGCCACAGTGAAGCTTTATGAGAAGGCCTATAACAGAGCTGATGTAATACTGACGCAGGCAAGATACTACATACCAAAGATAGCTAGGTTATATCGTGCTGACTTAAGAAAGGTCGTCTACTTGCCTAACCCTGTAGAGTACATACCTAGTGAAAGTTCAATAGTTAAGTCCAAGGAGCCTATGGTGTGCTTTCTCGGGCGCATGGATCCTCAGAAGAGGTACTGGCTATTCTTTAGGCTGGCCAAAGCACTCCCAGAGGTGAAGTTTATCGCCATGGGTAGACCAGGTCCGCTGTACGAAAAGATGTACGAACGGATCGTGAGGAAGTACCAAGGACTTAAAAATTTAGAGATTGCAGGATTTGTTAGTGAAGATGAGAAATCAAGAAAGCTCTCTGAAAGCTGGGTTTTCTGTTTGCCGAGCATACGCGAGGGGTTACCAATAAGCTTCCTGGAAGCCCTAGCACACAAGAATGCGCTATTGAGCTCTGTAAATCCAGATAATTTCGTCAAAAGGTTCGGATACTATGTGATAAACGGGAATTTCGTCAAGGGTCTTAAGGAGTTATTAAGTAACAGCAAATGGAGAAAGCTTGGAGAAGCCGGGTACCGACGTGTCAACAACATTAATTCTCCCGAAGGAGTGGTGGATAGGCTTATTAAGAGCCTTCAAGGGGTTCTAGGATGA
- a CDS encoding radical SAM protein encodes MMNARSLKDKSARFLELMKLYLSILTKRCITVPNALIFYVTFRCNLRCLHCNIQQLQFKEEISFAGVKDLFHELRSLGVREIRYSGGEPLLRKDLADILKMGKELGFRQYISTNGTLINRRVAKLLASTCDGVDVSIDGLKQNDRIRGLGSFERALSAIKLLNHYRQGLASIAFTLMKLNFMELPALCQLAEHLGCGISIQPIILGGAVFPSVDVENDELSFTKTDIRRL; translated from the coding sequence ATGATGAATGCTAGATCATTAAAAGATAAAAGTGCACGCTTTCTTGAACTCATGAAACTATATTTAAGTATCTTGACGAAACGCTGTATAACTGTTCCCAATGCACTTATCTTCTATGTAACATTTCGGTGCAATTTGCGATGCCTTCACTGTAACATACAACAGCTTCAGTTTAAGGAAGAAATATCATTTGCCGGGGTAAAGGACTTATTTCATGAGCTAAGGAGCTTGGGTGTGAGGGAAATCCGTTATAGTGGTGGTGAGCCCTTATTAAGAAAAGACTTAGCAGATATACTAAAAATGGGGAAAGAGCTAGGTTTTAGACAGTACATCTCGACAAACGGTACATTAATAAATCGACGTGTAGCAAAGCTCTTGGCTAGCACGTGTGATGGTGTTGATGTATCAATAGATGGCCTTAAGCAGAATGATAGGATTAGAGGATTAGGCTCTTTTGAGAGGGCGTTAAGTGCTATCAAACTTTTAAATCACTATCGACAGGGCTTAGCTTCAATAGCCTTCACCTTAATGAAGTTGAATTTCATGGAGTTACCAGCACTATGTCAGCTAGCAGAACATTTAGGGTGCGGAATAAGCATACAACCTATAATTTTAGGAGGGGCGGTATTTCCAAGTGTTGACGTAGAGAATGATGAATTATCGTTCACGAAGACAGATATAAGAAGACTGTAG
- a CDS encoding FkbM family methyltransferase — protein sequence MLEVEGIKFTIRTGNPYDIIEGALLPYYHEPREYEWFSSIVKKGSFFVDIGAYIGGYSVRACKIGAKVVAVEPDKENFKLLVRNLKLNSCNAYAFNVAAGSRKEVAPIYAVPEDSTDRYSLSGRGKKFITDRVEVLPMDEILSMFKEAYSKIDLVKIDVEGFEYEVLSGMKNFLEKIQYLMIEVTPETMKPCLNTLRKNFKVIYMCKHAGEGIIYYNVFLKRK from the coding sequence TTGCTTGAGGTTGAGGGTATTAAGTTTACTATTAGGACAGGTAATCCGTATGATATTATAGAGGGAGCTTTATTACCGTACTATCATGAGCCTCGTGAATACGAATGGTTTTCAAGCATAGTGAAGAAGGGCTCCTTTTTCGTAGATATAGGTGCCTATATTGGTGGTTATAGTGTTAGGGCCTGTAAAATAGGAGCTAAAGTAGTAGCGGTAGAACCAGATAAGGAAAATTTTAAGCTACTTGTAAGAAACTTGAAACTTAATAGTTGTAACGCTTACGCTTTTAATGTAGCCGCCGGATCTAGAAAAGAAGTAGCACCCATTTATGCTGTTCCTGAGGATAGCACTGACAGATACTCCCTTTCAGGGAGAGGGAAGAAATTTATAACGGATCGCGTTGAAGTTCTACCTATGGATGAAATACTATCTATGTTTAAAGAAGCCTACTCTAAAATAGATTTAGTGAAAATAGATGTCGAAGGTTTTGAATATGAAGTTCTATCAGGTATGAAGAATTTTTTAGAAAAAATACAATACCTAATGATAGAAGTAACGCCTGAGACTATGAAGCCATGTCTTAACACCCTTAGAAAAAACTTTAAAGTAATATACATGTGCAAGCACGCCGGTGAAGGCATTATTTATTACAACGTTTTCCTTAAGCGGAAATGA
- a CDS encoding polysaccharide pyruvyl transferase family protein: MKALLHGYFGYGNVGDEAILSVLIDELKSMGFEPIALSIFPDRTSRLHGIKACNEKITSPGFWKNFLKSHVLVFAGGGRYGKATMRRICILAILAKALAKSVEFRALGVYPYEWKGLPTLMDLPGPFDDFLTRTLIKIAFRFASKVSVRDEFSKQVLYFSGVRKRIDVEEDLAFKLSPSNCRTSLSILAKHHVDPQHEPLIGVNLRTLHQSVRSNIVDVVGCFLNWLIESYDVKVVFIPFGYGSVHGRFFDDDLIIAEELKRTIKQHSKFKVLREERKPQDILGLFRFFNLFVGMRFHSIIFSIMMGIPTIAIIYDTKTAELMKRGWMSRHHCVHFSISKLSMGALKDAARLLLDAQPRRGR, translated from the coding sequence ATGAAGGCCCTTCTACACGGCTATTTTGGGTATGGGAACGTTGGTGACGAAGCCATACTGAGCGTGCTTATCGATGAGCTTAAGTCCATGGGTTTCGAACCTATTGCTCTTTCTATTTTTCCTGATAGGACTTCTAGGTTGCATGGCATTAAAGCTTGCAATGAAAAGATAACATCGCCAGGGTTTTGGAAGAACTTCCTTAAGTCTCACGTGCTCGTGTTTGCAGGAGGGGGGAGATACGGAAAGGCCACCATGAGAAGGATATGTATATTAGCGATTCTAGCCAAAGCCTTAGCTAAGAGCGTTGAGTTTAGAGCGCTTGGGGTCTATCCATACGAGTGGAAGGGGCTTCCTACTCTTATGGACCTACCTGGACCGTTTGATGACTTTCTCACTAGGACGTTGATAAAGATAGCCTTCAGGTTTGCAAGTAAAGTAAGCGTGAGGGATGAGTTCTCAAAGCAAGTATTGTACTTTTCTGGGGTGAGGAAGAGGATAGACGTCGAGGAGGACTTAGCATTTAAGCTAAGCCCCTCTAATTGTAGAACCTCACTGAGTATCCTTGCTAAGCATCATGTAGACCCACAGCATGAACCCCTAATTGGGGTAAACCTGCGAACACTGCATCAAAGCGTGAGGAGTAATATCGTCGATGTTGTGGGGTGTTTCCTCAACTGGTTGATTGAAAGCTATGATGTTAAAGTAGTGTTTATACCATTCGGTTATGGCAGCGTTCATGGACGCTTCTTCGATGACGACTTAATAATAGCTGAGGAGCTCAAGCGCACGATAAAACAGCACAGTAAATTTAAGGTGCTTAGGGAGGAGCGTAAGCCTCAAGACATCCTAGGCCTCTTCAGGTTCTTTAACCTGTTTGTGGGCATGAGGTTTCATTCAATAATTTTCTCAATAATGATGGGGATTCCTACGATAGCAATAATCTACGACACTAAGACAGCAGAATTGATGAAAAGGGGATGGATGAGTAGGCACCATTGCGTTCACTTTTCAATTAGCAAGTTAAGCATGGGCGCGTTAAAGGATGCTGCGAGACTTCTACTTGATGCTCAGCCACGAAGAGGAAGGTGA